A genome region from Bufo gargarizans isolate SCDJY-AF-19 chromosome 2, ASM1485885v1, whole genome shotgun sequence includes the following:
- the LOC122926913 gene encoding apolipoprotein A-I-like: MKILLLSVALLFFTGAQGRYFWQQDEPTEEQTIEKAIEHVVSIIPSIFESLDFQEIKKEYRIQEKWEAAKIHSEKLEKAVERYLEEVWKRLDEKLTEEFPVLRKDVLPILNEFDDKLVEHLKKFVKEAVPVGSDMVTGISKSVSHFFENLESIGEKGRDNMRAEIDSLRVKLQPYMNDLQAEYERYHKKIQDELQKDAKELKEGAEKNMEKVKQHLADKLPDTKELHKQVEAWFKEFKQYIQSLQ; this comes from the exons ATGAAAATTTTGCTACTATCTGTAGCCCTGCTCTTCTTTACAG GAGCACAGGGGCGCTACTTTTGGCAACAAGATGAACCTACCGAAGAACAAACTATAGAGAAAGCTATTGAACATGTGGTTTCAATCATACCAAGTATTTTCGAAAGCCTGGATTTCCAAGAGATTAAAAAAGA ATATCGTATTCAAGAGAAGTGGGAAGCTGCAAAGATACATTCCGAAAAGCTAGAGAAAGCTGTGGAAAGGTACCTTGAAGAAGTATGGAAAAGATTAGATGAGAAGCTTACTGAGGAGTTCCCAGTGCTTAGAAAGGACGTGCTCCCAATTTTGAACGAGTTCGATGATAAGTTAGTCGAGCATTTAAAGAAATTTGTAAAAGAAGCAGTGCCAGTTGGATCTGACATGGTAACTGGAATAAGTAAGTCTGTGTCACATTTCTTTGAAAATCTTGAAAGTATTGGAGAAAAGGGTCGGGACAACATGCGTGCTGAAATAGACAGCCTGCGTGTCAAACTGCAACCCTATATGAATGATTTACAAGCAGAATATGAGAGATATCACAAAAAAATCCAAGATGAATTACAGAAGGACGCGAAGGAGCTGAAGGAAGGTGCAGAGAAGAACATGGAGAAGGTCAAGCAACACTTAGCAGACAAGCTTCCAGATACCAAAGAATTGCATAAACAAGTTGAGGCGTGGTTTAAGGAGTTTAAACAATATATCCAAAGCCTCCAATGA